From a region of the Rhizobium sp. CB3090 genome:
- a CDS encoding universal stress protein, whose translation MFKHILIPTDGSKLASQAAEQAIALAADMRADITLLAVTEPFHMLAVDSIDYLNQREKYEKTSTSKCNAMLAQQKVRADGHGVSCNTLVLGSEDVARTIADTAANLGCDLIAMGSHGRSGVSSLLLGSVTGKVLERSTIPVLVYR comes from the coding sequence ATGTTCAAGCACATCCTCATTCCCACGGACGGCTCCAAGCTTGCATCGCAAGCCGCCGAGCAGGCGATTGCCCTTGCAGCGGATATGAGAGCCGACATCACGCTGCTGGCGGTTACGGAGCCATTTCATATGTTGGCGGTTGACAGCATCGACTATCTCAATCAGCGCGAAAAATATGAGAAGACGTCCACCTCGAAGTGTAATGCGATGTTGGCACAGCAGAAAGTTAGGGCCGATGGCCACGGCGTTTCCTGCAATACTTTAGTGCTTGGGAGCGAAGATGTCGCTCGCACCATTGCGGACACCGCCGCGAATTTGGGATGTGATTTGATAGCCATGGGATCCCATGGCCGAAGCGGCGTGAGCTCACTGCTGCTCGGAAGCGTCACCGGCAAGGTGCTTGAAAGATCGACCATACCCGTTCTGGTCTACCGATAA
- a CDS encoding bifunctional acetate--CoA ligase family protein/GNAT family N-acetyltransferase has translation MSIKNLAPLFRPRSVAVIGASNRAGAIGTKILQNVIDGGFIGEVWPVNPKHQQILQRKCYVRVSELPDTPDIAVVATPAPTVPSILRELGEKGTKIAVVASAGLTTENGLKEAALAASKPYGLRIFGPNVVGLILPGSKLNASFVLTGASPGKIGLLSQSGAIVSSLLDWASERGIGFSQVLSLGDMIDVDIGDGIDLLAGDHETSAIIIYLESIVNPRKFVSAARAAGRLKPLIAIVPGRHKAAAKAAATHTGALTGEPRVIDAILKRAGIVRVTALSELFAAAEITAKVPPLTSARVGIVTNGGGAGVLAVDGLLDHGEALAPLADRTMASLDDLFPNGWSKSNPVDVLGDASPDRIAAAIHAVALDPAVDVVLALYCPVQAAPPAEVASAIISTVQAPDWPHKRLLSCLLGGSASREGRQILCNAGIPDYGLPEDAITALHVLGQWGRRQEQLTHVATTTPLRFDRDGAMRVFEEVAKQSRTMLTEVEAKAVLGFYEIPVAECVVAKNVAAVEQVAAELLHRYPSIVVKLLSRSITHKSDIGGVMLDITTRAGARRAARSIAASAAAAGLADQVEGFVLQPMIKIDNGLELFAGLSVDKVFGPTIAFGAGGIGVEQVDDIAVGLPPLDDGSATDLINATRIERLLHGFRHIRPANLNIVKSVLLALSQMAVDFPFVRAFDINPLSVGHQTAIAIDARIEIDPSRLHDAVPNRSLVIRPYPSEWTRQISVGGQDFVFRPIRPMDAKAYAAMLELTAGDDLRMRFFGQAKLSQAAIVRMTHIDYEREMALIAIDRGGGIVGVARLATDVSREWGDFGLLVRSDCQHIGLGTALLRQLLEFAGAEGLQEVRGLVLAHNHKMLALCRKAGFEIMTSPHDATFLQVRLRLSGYCRSTDKAVLRTSEAIDAASATS, from the coding sequence ATGTCCATCAAGAATCTCGCGCCTCTTTTCCGTCCCAGGTCGGTGGCCGTCATTGGCGCCTCGAACCGGGCCGGTGCCATCGGTACGAAAATACTGCAGAACGTGATTGATGGCGGCTTTATAGGGGAGGTCTGGCCCGTCAATCCAAAACACCAGCAGATTCTGCAACGCAAATGTTATGTACGCGTGTCTGAGCTACCCGACACTCCAGACATTGCTGTGGTCGCAACACCGGCCCCGACCGTACCATCCATTCTGCGCGAACTCGGGGAGAAGGGAACGAAAATTGCCGTCGTCGCAAGTGCTGGATTGACGACAGAAAACGGTCTGAAGGAGGCGGCGCTCGCCGCCAGCAAGCCTTACGGCCTGCGGATATTCGGACCGAATGTAGTCGGCCTGATCCTTCCGGGGTCGAAATTGAACGCCAGCTTCGTGCTCACGGGCGCAAGCCCTGGCAAGATTGGGCTGCTGTCTCAATCCGGTGCGATTGTCAGTTCGCTTCTCGATTGGGCAAGCGAACGCGGCATCGGCTTTTCTCAGGTACTGTCGCTCGGCGACATGATCGATGTCGACATCGGCGACGGGATCGATCTCCTGGCGGGAGACCACGAAACGTCTGCGATCATCATCTATCTCGAATCGATCGTCAACCCGAGGAAGTTTGTCTCCGCAGCCCGGGCGGCGGGCCGGCTGAAGCCGTTGATAGCTATTGTTCCCGGCCGGCATAAGGCAGCGGCAAAGGCGGCCGCAACCCATACCGGCGCGCTCACAGGAGAGCCGCGCGTTATCGATGCGATCCTGAAACGCGCCGGCATTGTTCGGGTCACTGCGCTCTCAGAATTATTCGCTGCCGCGGAGATCACGGCCAAGGTGCCGCCACTTACGTCGGCCCGGGTGGGAATTGTAACGAATGGCGGTGGAGCAGGGGTTCTTGCCGTCGACGGTCTCCTCGATCACGGTGAGGCCTTGGCGCCATTGGCGGATCGGACGATGGCAAGCCTCGATGACCTGTTTCCCAATGGCTGGTCGAAAAGCAATCCGGTCGATGTTCTAGGGGATGCATCGCCCGATCGGATCGCCGCGGCCATTCATGCGGTCGCGCTCGATCCGGCGGTTGACGTGGTGCTGGCTTTGTATTGCCCGGTACAGGCCGCGCCGCCGGCAGAGGTCGCGTCGGCGATCATCTCGACGGTGCAGGCACCCGACTGGCCGCACAAACGTCTGTTGAGCTGTCTGCTCGGCGGCAGCGCAAGTCGCGAAGGCCGGCAAATCCTGTGCAACGCCGGCATCCCGGACTATGGCTTGCCCGAAGATGCGATCACGGCACTGCATGTTCTTGGACAATGGGGACGACGGCAGGAACAATTGACCCACGTCGCGACCACTACGCCGCTCCGGTTCGATCGCGACGGGGCGATGCGTGTTTTCGAGGAAGTGGCAAAGCAATCGCGAACGATGCTGACGGAAGTCGAGGCGAAAGCCGTCCTTGGCTTTTACGAGATACCTGTTGCCGAATGCGTCGTCGCTAAAAACGTTGCCGCCGTCGAGCAGGTTGCTGCGGAGTTGCTGCACCGGTATCCGTCCATCGTTGTCAAGCTTCTATCACGATCCATTACGCACAAATCCGATATCGGCGGCGTAATGCTCGACATCACGACGCGCGCCGGCGCCCGTCGGGCCGCGCGCTCCATCGCGGCGTCGGCGGCCGCCGCCGGGCTCGCTGATCAGGTGGAGGGGTTCGTTCTCCAGCCGATGATCAAGATAGACAATGGTCTTGAGCTGTTCGCCGGCCTCTCGGTCGACAAGGTTTTCGGCCCAACGATTGCCTTTGGCGCCGGGGGCATCGGCGTCGAACAGGTGGATGATATCGCAGTCGGTTTGCCGCCGCTCGACGACGGTTCGGCGACCGATTTGATAAATGCAACCCGAATAGAACGTCTGCTGCATGGCTTTCGTCACATCCGGCCCGCAAATCTGAACATTGTCAAAAGCGTTCTCCTGGCTTTGTCGCAAATGGCTGTTGATTTCCCGTTCGTTCGTGCGTTCGACATCAATCCGCTGTCGGTCGGACATCAAACCGCCATTGCGATCGATGCGCGCATAGAGATTGATCCTTCTCGGCTGCATGATGCGGTGCCAAACCGCAGCCTTGTCATCAGGCCATACCCGAGCGAATGGACGAGACAAATCAGTGTGGGCGGTCAGGACTTCGTCTTCCGCCCAATCCGCCCCATGGACGCCAAGGCCTATGCGGCCATGCTCGAGTTGACAGCGGGGGACGACTTGCGAATGCGGTTCTTTGGACAGGCAAAACTCTCCCAGGCGGCGATCGTTCGCATGACCCATATCGATTACGAACGGGAGATGGCATTAATAGCGATCGATCGCGGCGGCGGGATCGTCGGTGTCGCACGGCTCGCCACTGATGTCAGCAGAGAGTGGGGCGATTTCGGTCTGTTGGTCCGAAGCGATTGCCAACATATTGGCTTGGGAACCGCTCTCTTGCGGCAGCTTCTGGAGTTTGCGGGCGCCGAAGGATTACAAGAGGTGCGAGGTTTGGTTCTTGCCCACAATCACAAAATGCTGGCCTTGTGCCGGAAAGCTGGCTTCGAGATCATGACATCGCCTCATGACGCGACCTTTTTGCAGGTAAGGCTGCGGTTGTCGGGCTACTGTCGATCAACAGACAAAGCTGTATTGCGCACATCCGAGGCGATCGATGCAGCTTCCGCCACTTCGTAA
- a CDS encoding phosphoribosyltransferase family protein produces the protein MFEDRTEAGRKLAKVLRHYRNRHVVVLGLPRGGVPVAFEIAKVLHAPMDIVFVRKVGLPCAPEVAMGAVVDGTHPHIYRNEAVIRRVRVTEEAFQFAAEEELREIARRKAVFKDVLPRCDIRGKTVILVDDGLATGSTMEAALSAIKGNGVGRTVIAVPVAHFSAISALKNDADEIICLETTHFFRGVGDFYNHFPQLSDDDVVGYLHSQMLAQDLGLSP, from the coding sequence ATGTTTGAAGATCGAACGGAAGCGGGGCGGAAGCTCGCAAAAGTGCTCCGTCACTATCGCAATCGCCATGTCGTTGTTCTCGGGCTGCCTAGAGGCGGTGTTCCGGTGGCGTTTGAAATTGCCAAAGTTTTGCACGCGCCCATGGACATTGTTTTTGTGCGGAAAGTCGGCCTTCCCTGCGCGCCGGAGGTTGCTATGGGCGCGGTTGTGGATGGCACCCATCCCCATATCTATAGGAACGAGGCGGTCATCCGACGCGTCCGCGTCACGGAAGAAGCCTTTCAGTTTGCGGCTGAAGAAGAGTTGCGGGAGATCGCCAGAAGAAAGGCTGTATTTAAGGATGTTCTGCCTCGCTGCGACATACGGGGCAAGACTGTTATTTTGGTTGACGATGGCTTGGCGACCGGCTCGACAATGGAAGCTGCCCTGTCGGCGATCAAAGGGAACGGCGTTGGCCGTACCGTCATTGCCGTTCCCGTCGCGCACTTCTCGGCAATATCCGCGCTCAAAAACGACGCAGATGAAATCATCTGCCTGGAGACGACGCACTTCTTCCGGGGCGTCGGCGACTTTTACAACCATTTTCCTCAGCTCTCCGATGACGATGTGGTCGGATATCTCCACTCACAAATGCTTGCCCAGGATTTGGGATTAAGCCCATGA
- a CDS encoding Hsp20/alpha crystallin family protein: protein MADTATKLPVKTEEKQPRTPDIGWSPFESLRTEIDRLFDDLTPTFWHRPFGRLSLGKSFPSIAAPAVDVVEKEKSYEISAELPGIEPKDLDVRVANHTLTIKGEKQETKEEKEKEYYLSERRYGSYQRSFQLPQSVDASKIEASFNNGVLIVTLPKTAEAQKNERKVIIKAT, encoded by the coding sequence ATGGCCGATACAGCAACGAAGCTACCCGTCAAGACGGAAGAAAAACAACCCAGGACCCCGGACATCGGTTGGTCGCCCTTCGAGAGTTTGCGTACGGAAATCGATCGCCTATTCGATGATCTCACGCCCACGTTCTGGCACCGCCCATTCGGCCGCCTTTCGCTTGGCAAATCCTTCCCCTCAATCGCAGCACCCGCTGTCGATGTCGTGGAAAAGGAAAAGTCGTACGAAATCTCGGCCGAGTTGCCCGGCATCGAACCCAAGGACCTTGACGTACGCGTCGCCAATCACACGCTGACGATCAAAGGCGAAAAGCAGGAAACCAAGGAAGAGAAGGAAAAGGAATATTACCTTTCCGAACGCCGGTATGGATCCTACCAGCGCAGTTTCCAGCTACCCCAAAGCGTCGACGCATCCAAGATCGAAGCCTCGTTCAACAATGGCGTTTTGATAGTAACTCTTCCCAAGACTGCGGAAGCACAGAAAAACGAGCGGAAAGTCATCATCAAGGCAACGTGA
- a CDS encoding BON domain-containing protein translates to MNDLSLRQDVLDELEFEPSIDASNIGVAVENGVVTLTGHVNSYAEKSAADAAVRRVRGVRAIAQEIEVRYAERKKHADDEIAARALDILEWDTALPEGVIDVEVQRGWVTLSGEVRWHFQRIAAENAVKKLGGVVGVTNLLTIRPAAAASDIKRRIEGALRRYAEVEASRIRVNVVDGRVVLEGGVHAWTERSAAEQAAWSIAGVTAVENHLSIG, encoded by the coding sequence ATGAATGATCTCAGTTTACGCCAGGATGTGCTTGACGAGTTGGAGTTCGAGCCCAGTATCGATGCGTCCAATATCGGCGTCGCGGTGGAAAATGGTGTCGTCACTCTAACGGGACACGTGAATAGCTATGCCGAGAAATCCGCCGCGGATGCAGCAGTCAGACGCGTCAGAGGTGTGCGCGCCATCGCCCAGGAAATCGAAGTTCGATATGCCGAGCGGAAAAAGCATGCCGACGATGAAATCGCGGCCCGCGCACTCGATATTCTCGAGTGGGACACGGCGCTCCCCGAAGGGGTCATCGATGTCGAAGTTCAGCGTGGATGGGTGACGCTTTCAGGTGAAGTGCGGTGGCATTTTCAACGGATAGCGGCGGAAAACGCTGTAAAAAAGCTTGGCGGGGTCGTGGGAGTCACCAACCTTCTGACCATTCGCCCGGCTGCTGCGGCTTCCGACATCAAGCGCCGGATTGAAGGCGCATTGCGACGCTACGCCGAAGTTGAAGCCAGCCGCATCCGGGTCAATGTCGTTGATGGGCGAGTCGTATTGGAAGGCGGTGTGCATGCCTGGACGGAGCGTAGTGCAGCCGAACAGGCGGCTTGGTCGATAGCGGGGGTCACCGCAGTTGAAAATCACTTGTCTATCGGTTGA